The segment AACGGCTGAACTTGAAGTCTTATACACCCCTGTATTAATGGAAGATGAGACATTTATCTATTGCTTAAACGATTTTCCTGAAATGATAACACTCACTGGTGGTATTTTAAACGACTTACCAAATAACTATTATTATGAGTGGTTATTTAACGGTGCATTGACTGAAGTGAACACCACTTTTAATGACATTAATGAGCCTGGTACTTATACAGTTATTGTCACTGACCCTAATGGATGTTCTGCAAGCAGAACCATTACTGTCTTAGCGTCAAATATTGCCACAATAGAGAACATTTACGTTACAGAAGGTTTAAACAATAATACGGTTAGTGTTGAAGTATCGGGAGAAGGAGACTATGAATTTGCTTTAGATGATCTAAATGGTGAGTTTCAAGGAGACTCTGTTTTCACTAATGTCGAACCCGGTTTCCATACCGTTTTTGTTCGAGACATCAATGGCTGTGGCCTCACAGAACAAACGATTTCAGTTTTAGGATTTCCGAAATTTTTTACACCTAATGGTGACCCATACAACGAACGTTGGCAAGTTTATGGAGTGAATGCAGACTTCAATCGAAGTATGGAAGTAAAAATATTTAATCGTTACGGCAAATTTATTACACAATTTGATAACACCAGTGTTGGTTGGGATGGCACTCTAAATGGGCAAGCTTTACCAAGCGATGATTACTGGTTTGTAGTGCGTTTAATTGATGGAAGAACCTATACAGGTCACTTTGCGTTAAAGCGTTAATTGATTAACTTTACAAATCATCGTAAGGATGTTATACATCCTATAATGAGCGTTTTTTTAAACATTGAATACCCTTAAACATTAATATTGTGCAGTCTAGAGCAGTGCAGCCATTTATATGAAATTTAAAGTCCAATCTGAATTCAAACCCACAGGAGATCAACCCCAAGCCATCAAGCAATTAGTTAATGGCATCAATACCAACGAGAAATACCAAACACTTCTAGGTGTTACGGGATCTGGTAAGACATTTACCGTCGCCAATGTGATTGAAGACGTGCAAAGACCAACACTCGTTTTAGCACACAATAAAACATTAGCAGCACAGTTATACTCTGAGTTTAAACAGTTTTTTCCAGAGAATGCCGTGGAGTATTTTGTCTCGTATTATGATTATTATCAACCCGAAGCTTACATTCCTTCCTCTGGCGTTTATATAGAAAAAGACTTATCCATCAATGAGGAGATAGAGAAGATGCGTTTAAGTACAACCTCCTCCCTATTATCTGGTAGACGGGATGTCATTGTTGTTGCGTCCGTTTCTTGTTTATATGGTATTGGAAATCCTGTTGAATTTCAGAAGAATGTCATTTCATTGGAAGTCAATCAGGAAATTTCAAGAACTGATTTGCTACATCGTCTTGTGCAAAGTTTATATTCAAGAACAGAAGCTGATTTTAAACATGGAAATTTCCGAATAAAAGGAGATACAGTTGATGTGTTTCCAAGCTATGCCGATGATGCATTTCGGATTCACTTTTTTGGTGATGAAATTGAAGATATTGAACAGTTTAATATTCAAACCAATGAAGTGATTGAACATTATGACCGATTGAATATCTATCCCGCTAATATGTTTGTCACCTCACCTGATATTTTACAAGGTGCAATTCGAGAAATCCAAGACGATCTCGTAAAACAGTATGATTATTTCAAAGAAATTGGGAAGCACTTGGAAGCGAAACGTCTGAAAGAACGCACAGAATTTGATCTGGAAATGATTCGTGAATTAGGCTACTGCTCTGGGATTGAGAACTATTCAAGATACCTAGATGGACGACAACCGGGAACACGGCCTTTTTGCTTATTAGATTATTTCCCTGAAGATTTTTTAATGGTGGTTGATGAAAGTCACGTTACCATTTCGCAAGTTCATGCCATGTATGGTGGTGACCGAAGTCGTAAAGAAAATCTAGTAGAATACGGATTTAGATTACCGGCTGCCATGGACAACAGACCATTAAAATTTGAAGAGTTTGAAGCCTTGCAAAATCAAGTAATATATGTGAGTGCCACACCAGCAGATTACGAACTACAAAAAACCGATGGTGTTTATGTGGAGCAAGTCATTCGACCTACAGGATTGCTTGATCCAGTTATTGAAGTACGTCCGAGTTTAAATCAGATTGATGATTTAATTGAAGAGATGCAGCAGCGTATTGAAAAAGATGAACGTACATTAGTAACAACGTTAACCAAACGAATGGCTGAAGAGCTAACGAAATACTTAGATCGGATTCAAATCAGATGTCGTTATATACATAGTGACGTCGACACCTTAGAGCGTGTTCAAATTATGCAAGATTTAAGAAAAGGCGTATTTGATGTCTTAGTAGGTGTCAACTTACTTCGTGAAGGTTTGGATTTACCAGAAGTGTCGCTTGTTGCCATTCTAGATGCCGACAAAGAAGGATTTTTACGTTCTGCACGTTCATTAACACAAACCGTTGGAAGAGCTGCGCGACATCTTAATGGAAAAGCAATTATGTATGCTGATAAAATTACCAAAAGCATGCAAAAAACAATTGATGAAACTGAATACAGACGTGAAAAACAAATCGCTTACAATACCAAACATAATATTACACCAACAGCGTTAAATAAAAGTTTAGATAATGCCTTATCTAAAAATTCAGTAAGCACTTACAGTTATGAATTGGAAGCTGCAAAAGCTGCAGAACCAGAAAGCGAATATCTGACTAAAAATCAGCTCGAAAAGAAAATCCGTGAAAAGCGTAAAATGATGGAGCAGGCTGCAAAAGCTTTAGATTTTATTATTGCAGCTCAATTGCGTGATGAAATTAAGGGATATCAAGAAAAATTAGAGAAGCTTAAGGTATCTTAGTTATACTGTACTTTGAAAATATCAATTAAAAAGTCTGGCGGTACAATTTTATTTGGAAAACTATCCATCAAATCTAGCACGCGATTAATAGATTCATGACTTAATCCCATTCGCAAACCGAAATTATGCAGTTTCACGAGTTCTTTATTAGTGATATCCTGATCTAAATTCATTAATAATACCAATCGATGAAATTGTACGATGCGTTCACTATGTGACTTTAAATGCACATAGCTAACTGGGTGTTCAAATAAATAGTTGAAATCTTCCTTTGAAATATCTAACTGTTTGGCAATGCTAGCTAGAAATTTATATTCAATGGATTTTATATTTTCGTCAGTCTGTGCAAAGGCTATCATTTCAGATAGTAAACTTAGCTTCTCAACACGATTTATCATATTAGAGGGATTCATGATTATTAGTTGTATAAATTTAAAACCTTTGTTTAAAAACTTATCCTAGTTTAATCGTAGGTTATCGAAAAAAAAAGTGCCTTTCGTCGTTGTTTTCTTACGTTCGTGCGTTTTTAATTATTAAAATTCTGTTTATCAGCACATTACAATGACCATGCAGTTCACCGATTTTTTAGGATTAGAAAAATATTATCGATGAACGGTAATCCTGCTTATTCTATATTTTTATGTACTTTCGTTTTATGCTTTTGTCTTTAAAAAAGATTAGTGTTTTAGTGTTGTTTTTATGCGATCATTATGTACTCAGAAACGTATAGCGAAGTTGGATGGCTTTTTGAAATCCATTCTGTAATTTATACGCTGGTAACGTTATAATATAGTGCTGAAACTTTAAGCTTTTTAAAACTAGGAATAAATTAAAACAATAGCATCCTATCAAAGATGTTGGTTGATTTTCTATTAAATAGCCGACCTAAAAACGAATATAATTAATACAATTTCATTGAAGACGAAACACAAAATATGTTCTTAGAGTATATTTTTTTATACTTTTCAATGGCTAATAATTAATCAATAATGGGATTAACTAATAACGACATTTTTAAAAAACTGCGTGTAGCGCACAAATTACGTGACGAAGATATTGTAAAAATTCTTGAGCTTGTAGATTTTAGAATTTCAAAAAGTGAATTAAATGCCTTCTTTAGACGTGAGGACCATCCCAACTATGTTGAGTGTGGTGATCAAATATTACGAAATTTTCTTAATGGATTAGTCATTCATTTGCGTGGCCCAATGCCAAAAGCAAAAAAAAAGAAAGACTAAATTATTTTATCAATTACAACATTGAGTACTAATTTTATTTCATGGAATTGTTAGGAATTTTTGATTTTGTGCTAATTAAAAAAACGGTTTCAAATATTTCAATAACCCCAAGAAGAGGTGTTTAGATTAAAACACATGAACTTCCATGTCATCCATTAGTATTACCGAGTGATAAGTCCGTAGTCTGTTTGTATTATAACAATCATAGGTAACATCGAAATGGTTGATAGAATAGCGACACCCTAAAAAAGTACTGAGCTTACATTTAGAACATAAAAAAAGCGCTCAAATTGAGCGCTTTTTTTTATAATAGTTAAAGTATTAAGCTAAAACCGCTTGTACTTTATCCGCAGCTTCTTGGAATTCTGTTGCGCTCATCACATCTAAACCAGAACTATCAATTAATTCTTTAGCGATATCTGCATTGGTTCCTTGTAAACGCACAATAATGGGTACATTTATGTTACCCATATTTTTATATGCATCTATAACACCTTGAGCAACTCGATCACAACGTACGATACCTCCAAAAATGTTAATCAAAATTGCCTTTACTGCTGGATCTTTTAATATAATTTTGAATGCAGCTTCTACTCTAGCAGCATCAGCAGTACCACCAACGTCTAAAAAGTTAGCTGGTTCTCCTCCTGCTTGTTTGATTAAATCCATGGTAGCCATTGCAAGTCCCGCTCCGTTTACCATACAACCAACATTTCCATCAAGGTCTACATAGTTCAAACCTAAGGCTCCTGCTTCAACCTCTATTGGGTTCTCCTCACGTAAATCACGTAATTCGGCGAGGTCTTTATGTCTGTATAAGGCGTTGTCATCTAAAGTTACTTTAGCATCAACTGCCATAATTTTATCATCACTAGTTTTCAATACTGGATTAATTTCAAATAATGACGAATCGGATTCTACATATGCTTTGTATAATGAAGTCACGAATCTCGTCATGTCTTTAAAAGCTGCTCCAGACAAACCTAAATTAAAAGCTATCTTACGCGCTTGAAAAGGTAATATTCCTGTTGCTGGATCAATTTCTTCAGTAAAAATTAAATGTGGTGTTTCTTCAGCAACAGTTTCAATATCCATTCCACCTTCGGTAGAATACATAATCATGTTGCGTCCATTAGCTCTATTTAATAATACAGACATATAATATTCTTCTGGTTCAGAAGCACCAGGATAGTATACATCTTCCGCTACTAAAACTTGGTGCACACGCTTACCTTCTGCTGAAGTTTGGGGTGTTACTAAATCCATTCCAATGATTTGTCCTGCAATTGATTTAACTTCTTCTAAGCTTTTAGCCAACTTAACTCCTCCACCTTTTCCACGACCACCAGCGTGAACTTGGGCTTTAATCACATGCCAGCCAGTTCCAGTATCCTCAGTCAACTTCTTAGCTGCTGCAACTGCTTCATCAGCATTTTGAGCCACAATACCACGTTGAATACGTACGCCAAAACTGCTTAATAACTCTTTTCCTTGATATTCGTGTAAATTCATAAGGGTTTAAAATTTTAGTTCGTATGCGACTACTTTTGCGAAGTCATTTTTTACGAGCACAAAAATAAACATACTAAAAGATTTTACCAATCTTTTTAGCGAGATTATCATTACGCTAAATTCAATAACAAAACCATTGAATTTTTAAGATTTCCTTATCATTTGTCTAAAAAAAACCAAGTAAATTTGTAGCTTAATTTAAATTGAAAATAATGGAACAAAACACCTTACTACAGATTGTAAAGGACTTCGGAAGTCCGGTTTATGTTTATGATGCTGAAAAAATCACTGCTCAGTATAAACGTTTAACTTCAGCATTTAGTAAGGTCAAACAGTTAAAGTTGAATTATGCTGTTAAAGCATTGTCCAATATTTCCGTTTTAAAATTATTTAATCAACTGGGATCGGGTTTAGATACGGTTTCAATTCAAGAAGTTCAACTTGGTTTAAAAGCAGGCTTTCAGCCTGAAAACATCATTTACACACCCAATGGTGTATCACTAGAGGAAATCGAGAAAGCGGCAAATCTGGGTGTTCAAATCAATATTGATAATCTTTCAGTATTAGAGCAGTTTGGAACCAAACACCCTAAAACACCAGTTTGCATCAGAATTAATCCTCATGTTATGGCTGGTGGTAACACGAATATTTCAGTAGGACATATTGATAGTAAATTTGGAATCTCCATACATCAAATTCCGCACTTGCTCAGAATTGTAGAAAATACAAAGATGACCATTAACGGAATCCATATGCATACAGGTAGTGATATATTAGATATTGACGTCTTTTTATATGCGAGTGAGATTTTATTTGAAACAGCAAAGAACTTCAAGAATTTAGACTTTATTGATTTTGGCTCTGGGTTTAAAGTACCCTATAAAACCGGCGATATTGAAACCAATATTGAAGAACTAGGTGAAAAACTAACCAAACGCTTTAATGGCTTTTGTAAAGCCTACGGAAAAGAGCTCACCTTAGCTTTCGAACCAGGTAAATTTTTAGTGAGTGAAGCTGGCTATTTTTTGACTCGTGTGAATGTGGTTAAACAAACAACTTCCACGGTTTTTGCACAGGTAGACTCTGGTTTTAATCATCTAATTCGTCCGATGTTATACGGATCGCAGCATGAGATTATTAATATTTCTAATCCGAAGGGAAAAGAACGTTTTTATTCAGTGGTAGGCTATATCTGTGAAACCGATACATTTGCTAATAACAGACGTATAACAGAGATTACTGAAGATGATATTTTAGCTTTTAAAAATGCTGGAGCCTATTGCTTTTCAATGGCTTCAAATTATAACTCACGTTATCGTCCTGCAGAAGTTTTATGGTATAAGAATAACGCGCATCTCATAAGAAAACGTGAAACCATCAAAGATATACTTCACAATCAAGTGGAAATAGCACTATAATTAAAAAGGCAAGTCATGACTTGCCTTTTTTTATAGATTTAGTTTTTAATAATCTTTAAGGGAGAATTTATCCAATAAGTATCCTCTTCAATCTTATTATCATTTATGGAAGCTTCTCGCAGCATACTTGCTTTATTGACAAACTTTAAATTGTTAGCAAGTTGTTTATTTGTAAACACTTGTTGTACAAAACTCTCTAAATTGATCCACATTCAAAAACGACAATTCATCCAATTGTCTTCCTGCTAAATCAGCAACATTTCTAATTTTGTATTCTATACCTGTCAACGTTTTGAAATTAGCTAAGTCTTCATCTCCAAAACGATTGACAATACTTACTTTAAGACGTCTTGGAGATATGAGCTTAACGTCATTAATTTTAAGTCGTTCGTCATTATATTTGAATTTAAATCGTCTTTTCTTGGCAATTGTACTTTTATCAATTTTATTACTGAATTTCACCAAAAAGGCTTTTTGCGATGGATCAAACTCGATAGTCTCAATTTTAAAACTGTCTCCACTTTTCACTTTAAATCGATTGTAAAATGAAATATAATTGAGGTACATTTTCCCTCCTTTAGGTTTATATTCCACAGTTACAGAATAAAACGGGCGCTGGTCATTTTTAAGATAACCATTGTATTCTAACTTATGAATTGCGAAGGTGTCGTAAGCGATATAAATTGTACCATCTGCAGTATTTTCTACTCCTGTGACCTGTTCAATCGCATAAAATTTTATTTCATAAATAGGTTTGTCATCCAGGTACATTTTACTTGTGACTCGAAATTCATGATTATATAAAAAGTCTTCTTTAAATACATCAACGAAAGAGAACGACTTCTTCTCGTAGTTTCTAATGGCATTATGAATATTTAAAATGCTTAACTCGTTTCCTCCAAAATCCGAAAGTGTTGCGGCTTCCATGAATTTAAAATTATAATTATCATAAGCCACAGTAAGCATAGAGTCTTGTGGAAATTTCTCATTTTGCTCAAAACTATATATGGCTGTTTGATTGTCTTTATAGAAGACTTTATTAGTTTGAAATCCCGCATCAAACTCTTCCATTATACCTTCATTAAGATTAAAATATTTCTTATTTAATATTTGATAATCTCTATAATAGCCTATATAGGAATGTGGATTTGTGGGATAATTGACGCGCATATTAAAAATAGCGTTCTTGACAATATCTTTTGCTGGAATATAATCTTCTTTTGGTCTTGATTTATTGGCAACTATGGTTACCGCATCCAGCGATTCAATTTGCGGTACCATTTTTAAAATGTTTAGCTGTCCCACAATTAACGTATTTACATTAATTGCTAAAGTTTTATATCCAATACAAGAAATGACAATAATATTATCATTGGTTTTGTATTTAATAGGTAGTCTAAAATTACCGTTATCATCAGCAATGACACCAACATTTTGATCTTTTACAGCAACAGTAGCAAAAACAACAGGCTGTTGTGTTTTACTATCGAGGAGTTGCCCTAATAGTTCTTGGGATTGCGAAAAACCCAAACTTGTGATTACACAAAAAATAATGGTATTAAAACTCTTTTTCATACTACTGTTTAACCGTTCCACGAAAGTGGTTCACATTAGAATTTATAGGATTTCCACTCGATCGTCTAAATGAAGCTAACTGTCCGCAATGCCATATTGCATCTGCTATAGGACCATTTACTTGGTTCCAAAATGGTATTTCATTAGTTCCGAATATGATTTTATATTGTGATATATCATCACTTTCTCTCAATATATCGGCAGCAGTTTTAAGGTTGATGAGTACTTGTTTTCGTTTTTCATTATAACTCATTTCTGACGAATTAATTTTACCATTTGTTTGTTTCAAAGTTGAGTTTACAATGATGTAAGACAAGTCTAAAATATGATCAATGGTTTCAGCAGTTGAGCGCACATCTTCACTGGGCTTATATTCCAAATCGGTACCATTAAGGCCTTCGCTAGCCCAATAAAACCTGAATCCTAAAGCATCTACCATTCTAGCAGCGACTGTTCCTGCAGAAAAGCTTTCTGAATATTCTGGAACTTCATAATAAGGTAATTGTTCGTTGGTATTATCTTGGCTATAAGCTAGTGTTGAGAGTAAAACCAAAAACACAATTAGCGTATTATTTCTAATCATATTTTTAATCTTTAAGTTCTTCGATATTTGTAATGGTTTCGGTTCCATAAGTATCTATTAAATAAACTAAGGAGGTCATAGATGCAGCACCCAATTCTAGTTCGCGCTTATTCACATGTTCAAAAGTATCATTAGAGGCATGATGATGGTCAAAATAGCGCTGTGAATCTGGTCTTAAGCCAGCTAAGACGATATTGTCATCTTTTAATGGTCCAATATCAGCACCACTGTAGCCTTTTTCAAAATAATGTATAAGGTAGGGTTCAAATAATGGTCTCCAGTTTTGTATTTTAGCTAACATTGCATCATTACATTGAAAGCTAAATCCTCTCGGTGTAAATCCGCCAGAATCACTTTCTAGTGCAAACACATGCTTTTCATTTTTGGATTTTGCAACCTCAGCATATTTACGGCCTCCGCGCAATCCATTTTCTTCATTCATAAAAAGAACAGCTCTAATTGTGCGTTTCGGTGTAATACCACTTTGTTTTAATAATCGCAATACATCCATAGATTGGACCACTCCTGCCCCATCGTCATGAGATCCATCTCCTAAATCCCACGAGTCTAAATGTCCACCAACTACAATAATTTCATTAGGAAACTCACTACCGGTAATTTCACCTATAACATTATAAGACTGCACATCATCTAATTGTTTACAATTTTGACTGAAGAAGAATTTTAAGTCTTTCGTTAAGGCTATCATGCCACTTAACAATTCAGCATCATTAGTACTAATAGCTGCAGATGGTATGCGTTGGTTCACTGGCAAATCACCATAACCCATACTCCCAGTATGTGGATAATCGTCTAATCTCAAATTTAGAGAGCGCACAATAGTCCCTACTGCGCCATATTTTGCAGCTTCGGCAGCTCCACGATAGCGTTCAGCTGAGCATCCGCCATAAGCTTCAAAAGTGTTAATTAAATCTGCTTGCATTGGTCGATTTATAAATACAATCTTCCCCTTGATTTGCGCTTCTCCTAAAGTTTTCAAATCTTCATATGATCCTACTTCTATAATATTAGCCTTAATACCACCATTAGGTGTCGCTATAGACCCACCAAGGGCGCAAATATTTACGTTTGTAGTTACTCCTGGAGACGTTTCTATATAGGCGAATTCGGGTGCTCCTCGCACCCATCTTGGCACCATAACAGGCTGTAACCACACCTTATCCACGCCTAATTTTTCAAATTCTTCTTT is part of the Formosa sp. Hel1_31_208 genome and harbors:
- the uvrB gene encoding excinuclease ABC subunit UvrB, which translates into the protein MKFKVQSEFKPTGDQPQAIKQLVNGINTNEKYQTLLGVTGSGKTFTVANVIEDVQRPTLVLAHNKTLAAQLYSEFKQFFPENAVEYFVSYYDYYQPEAYIPSSGVYIEKDLSINEEIEKMRLSTTSSLLSGRRDVIVVASVSCLYGIGNPVEFQKNVISLEVNQEISRTDLLHRLVQSLYSRTEADFKHGNFRIKGDTVDVFPSYADDAFRIHFFGDEIEDIEQFNIQTNEVIEHYDRLNIYPANMFVTSPDILQGAIREIQDDLVKQYDYFKEIGKHLEAKRLKERTEFDLEMIRELGYCSGIENYSRYLDGRQPGTRPFCLLDYFPEDFLMVVDESHVTISQVHAMYGGDRSRKENLVEYGFRLPAAMDNRPLKFEEFEALQNQVIYVSATPADYELQKTDGVYVEQVIRPTGLLDPVIEVRPSLNQIDDLIEEMQQRIEKDERTLVTTLTKRMAEELTKYLDRIQIRCRYIHSDVDTLERVQIMQDLRKGVFDVLVGVNLLREGLDLPEVSLVAILDADKEGFLRSARSLTQTVGRAARHLNGKAIMYADKITKSMQKTIDETEYRREKQIAYNTKHNITPTALNKSLDNALSKNSVSTYSYELEAAKAAEPESEYLTKNQLEKKIREKRKMMEQAAKALDFIIAAQLRDEIKGYQEKLEKLKVS
- a CDS encoding DUF1456 family protein, translating into MGLTNNDIFKKLRVAHKLRDEDIVKILELVDFRISKSELNAFFRREDHPNYVECGDQILRNFLNGLVIHLRGPMPKAKKKKD
- the sucC gene encoding ADP-forming succinate--CoA ligase subunit beta, whose translation is MNLHEYQGKELLSSFGVRIQRGIVAQNADEAVAAAKKLTEDTGTGWHVIKAQVHAGGRGKGGGVKLAKSLEEVKSIAGQIIGMDLVTPQTSAEGKRVHQVLVAEDVYYPGASEPEEYYMSVLLNRANGRNMIMYSTEGGMDIETVAEETPHLIFTEEIDPATGILPFQARKIAFNLGLSGAAFKDMTRFVTSLYKAYVESDSSLFEINPVLKTSDDKIMAVDAKVTLDDNALYRHKDLAELRDLREENPIEVEAGALGLNYVDLDGNVGCMVNGAGLAMATMDLIKQAGGEPANFLDVGGTADAARVEAAFKIILKDPAVKAILINIFGGIVRCDRVAQGVIDAYKNMGNINVPIIVRLQGTNADIAKELIDSSGLDVMSATEFQEAADKVQAVLA
- the lysA gene encoding diaminopimelate decarboxylase, which encodes MEQNTLLQIVKDFGSPVYVYDAEKITAQYKRLTSAFSKVKQLKLNYAVKALSNISVLKLFNQLGSGLDTVSIQEVQLGLKAGFQPENIIYTPNGVSLEEIEKAANLGVQINIDNLSVLEQFGTKHPKTPVCIRINPHVMAGGNTNISVGHIDSKFGISIHQIPHLLRIVENTKMTINGIHMHTGSDILDIDVFLYASEILFETAKNFKNLDFIDFGSGFKVPYKTGDIETNIEELGEKLTKRFNGFCKAYGKELTLAFEPGKFLVSEAGYFLTRVNVVKQTTSTVFAQVDSGFNHLIRPMLYGSQHEIINISNPKGKERFYSVVGYICETDTFANNRRITEITEDDILAFKNAGAYCFSMASNYNSRYRPAEVLWYKNNAHLIRKRETIKDILHNQVEIAL
- a CDS encoding carboxypeptidase-like regulatory domain-containing protein gives rise to the protein MKKSFNTIIFCVITSLGFSQSQELLGQLLDSKTQQPVVFATVAVKDQNVGVIADDNGNFRLPIKYKTNDNIIVISCIGYKTLAINVNTLIVGQLNILKMVPQIESLDAVTIVANKSRPKEDYIPAKDIVKNAIFNMRVNYPTNPHSYIGYYRDYQILNKKYFNLNEGIMEEFDAGFQTNKVFYKDNQTAIYSFEQNEKFPQDSMLTVAYDNYNFKFMEAATLSDFGGNELSILNIHNAIRNYEKKSFSFVDVFKEDFLYNHEFRVTSKMYLDDKPIYEIKFYAIEQVTGVENTADGTIYIAYDTFAIHKLEYNGYLKNDQRPFYSVTVEYKPKGGKMYLNYISFYNRFKVKSGDSFKIETIEFDPSQKAFLVKFSNKIDKSTIAKKRRFKFKYNDERLKINDVKLISPRRLKVSIVNRFGDEDLANFKTLTGIEYKIRNVADLAGRQLDELSFLNVDQFREFCTTSVYK
- a CDS encoding M20/M25/M40 family metallo-hydrolase, which codes for MKQLTTILIFCISFQISAQTDAENVKAIFKNSLTNGMSYQWLDHLSNQIGGRLSGSLNAEKAVQYTKEEFEKLGVDKVWLQPVMVPRWVRGAPEFAYIETSPGVTTNVNICALGGSIATPNGGIKANIIEVGSYEDLKTLGEAQIKGKIVFINRPMQADLINTFEAYGGCSAERYRGAAEAAKYGAVGTIVRSLNLRLDDYPHTGSMGYGDLPVNQRIPSAAISTNDAELLSGMIALTKDLKFFFSQNCKQLDDVQSYNVIGEITGSEFPNEIIVVGGHLDSWDLGDGSHDDGAGVVQSMDVLRLLKQSGITPKRTIRAVLFMNEENGLRGGRKYAEVAKSKNEKHVFALESDSGGFTPRGFSFQCNDAMLAKIQNWRPLFEPYLIHYFEKGYSGADIGPLKDDNIVLAGLRPDSQRYFDHHHASNDTFEHVNKRELELGAASMTSLVYLIDTYGTETITNIEELKD